The Corvus moneduloides isolate bCorMon1 unplaced genomic scaffold, bCorMon1.pri scaffold_134_arrow_ctg1, whole genome shotgun sequence genome includes a window with the following:
- the ALDH16A1 gene encoding aldehyde dehydrogenase family 16 member A1 isoform X2 produces the protein MAALVALGAAPVAKIFSTMEEGPIPAGINPGEAWLESHGRSLGHFVAGTWLKPPGRMSLECREAATGRTVAVVPAGDSSDLAAAVAAAAAAAEAWAGLGGLERGQRLTRLATTLDGDRRGTMGALLALARGRPLSRTLGADLDLGLRLLQVPAGGAQLGPPGLEGWTPLGVVAVVLAGPCSLSALLWKLGPLLAMGNTALVLCSPATAPPLLLLGELSGEGAALPPGVLNVLAGPPGLCQALRAHPEVTSVTFLGASQEELQALVWGSPCRGPRLGGPRGGRVVVIVLDSADLDSAAAAIVATAATPPALFPWGGCVVLAQDAVAAALERRLRARLGALRVGDPLDPKTEVGPLPPGTPLPEGVVQEAHEEGAQVFQVPLPPLPEGGHCFYPPTLISGAALTSCCLREPAPGPLLVLLPVRSPNEAVAVASALPQTVAAAVWAQDVTVALDTADRLPQGLVWLNALDLLDPSGGCAGGAMDTDLDEALREFGCPPWEQPPEVDEPLSPLVTADDPSDPDLAQAVAAARGAAPGWGRLPGASRARVLRGAAAALGGTHGTPKDGDSGDTDGSLRRALLRWAARAERVGGAVQEVPGGRALVTRRPLGVVGVAWGWPRPLPLELLPPALALGNCLVVAAPPGGAGPVQRLRKALVAAGLPGGALVVLPGNSRGSGSRLARQHPDGLWLCGTDAVPLLLLLAAPAPGSCCSFAFNPVSSTFRAHLNNLTPWLLLDYPVAMPSNLEPDSGCSDLWRVHFGAVALQRMLGVAGKDLAPLLRTLLAQLHFVAECHIQGCVRLEMVNVSQLLETLVQHLGELQGRPPHFPGCAHLRCQPGSPLGPPRDPQDPSRAAADPHLPPGPALTSLAVRHEGTLGARQGPPSPAGHGLVLLGGVGGALGLAAAAWMLWRRPCAQAGLNHWSETGMPQFPAGSPWGPHRDLLEPQRDGGARPGLRSAHKADVDTLTLTLTLLWEELGGLG, from the exons ATGGCGGCTCTGGTGGCCCTCGGGGCTGCCCCGGTCGCCAAAATCTTCTCCACGATGGAGGAGGGACCGATCCCCGCGGGGATCAACCCGGGAGAA GCGTGGCTGGAGTCCCATGGCCGCAGCCTCGGACACTTCGTGGCCGGAACGTGGCTGAAGCCACCGGGAAGGATGAGCCTGGAGTGCCGGGAGGCTGCCACGG GCCGGACGGTGGCTGTGGTGCCGGCGGGGGACAGCTCGGACCTGGCCGCGGCtgtggcggcggcggcggcagcggccgaggcctgggcagggctgggggggctcgAGCGGGGGCAGCGCCTGACCCG GCTGGCCACCACACTGGATGGTGACCGCAGGGGGACAATGGGGGCCCTGCTGGCCCTGGCCAGAGGGCGGCCACTCAGCCGGACCCTCGGGGCCGACCTGGACCTGGGGCTGCGGCTGCTTCAGGTGCCCGCAGGGGGGGCCCAGCTCGGCCCCCCTGGCCTGGAGGGCTGGACCCCACTGG GGGTGGTGGCTGTGGTCCTGGCAGGTCCCTGCTCGCTGTCAGCGCTGCTCTGGAAACTGGGGCCACTCCTCGCCATGG GGAACACGGCCCTGGTACTGTGCTCTCCGGCCACTGCccctccactgctgctgctgggggaactgagcggggagggggcagcgctgcccccCGGGGTCCTCAACGTCCTGGCCGGACCCCCGGGGCTTTGCCAGGCCTTGCGTGCCCACCCTGAGGTCACTTCTGTCACCTTCCTGGGAGCATCACAG gaggagctgcaggcactggTCTGGGGGTCCCCATGCCGAGGGCCGCGCCTGGGTGGTCCCCGTGGTGGCCGTGTCGTGGTCATCGTGCTGGACTCGGCCGACCTGGAcagcgctgctgctgccatcgTCGCCACAGCCGCCACTCCCCCTGCACtg TTCCCGTGGGGGGGCTGCGTGGTGCTGGCCCAGGACgcggtggcggcggcgctggagcggcggctccgggcccgGCTCGGGGCCCTGCGAGTTGGAGACCCCCTGGACCCCAAAACCGAGGTGGGGCCGCtgccccccgggacccccctgcCCGAGGGGGTGGTGCAGGAGGCGCATGAAGAGGGGGCGCAG gTTTTCCAggtgccgctgccgccgctgccggaGGGGGGGCATTGTTTCTATCCCCCCACGCTGATCTCGGGGGCAGCCCTGACCTCATGCTGCCTGCGGGAGCCG gcccCAGGGccgctgctggtgctgctgcccgTGCGCAGTCCCAACGAGGCCGTGGCCGTGGCCTCGGCGCTGCCCCAAACTGTGGCTGCCGCCGTCTGGGCCCAGGACGTCACtgtggccttggacactgcagACAG gctgccccagggGCTGGTGTGGCTCAACGCCCTGGACCTGTTGGACCCCAGCGGGGGCTGCGCTGGGGGGGCCATGGACACTGACCTGGATGAG GCGCTGCGAGAGTTCGGGTGCCCCCCCTGGGAACAGCCCCCCGAGGTGGATGAGCCGCTCAG cccgCTGGTGACCGCGGATGACCCCAGCGATCCCGACCTGGCTCAGGCCGTGGCCGcggcccgcggggccgccccggg GTGGGGGCGGCTGCCGGGGGCGTCTCGGGCCCGGGTGCtgcggggggcggcggccgcgctgggggggacacacgggaCCCCCAAGGACGGCGACAGCGGCGACACCGACGGGAGCCTGCGGAGGGCGCTGCTGCGCTGGGCGGCGCGCGCGGAGCGCGTGGGCGGGGCCGTGCAG GAGGTGCCCGGGGGGCGCGCGCTGGTGACGCGCAGGCCGCTGGGCGTGGTGGGCGTGGCCTGGGgctggccccgccccctgccGCTGGAGCTCCTCCCCCCGGCGCTCGCGCTCGGAAACTGCCTCGTGGTGgcggcgccccctggcggcgcCGGTCCCGTTCAGCGGCTACGGAAG GCTCTGGTGGCCGCGGGGCTCCCGGGGGGGGCCCTGGTGGTGCTTCCCGGGAATTCCCGGGGGTCCGGCTCGCGCCTGGCACGACAGCACCCGGACGGGCTGTGGCTCTGTGGGACGGACGCG GTgccgctcctgctcctcctggccgcgcccgcccccggcagctgctgctccttcgCCTTCAACCCCGTCAGCAGCACCTTCCGCGCCCACCTCAATAACCTG actccctggctgctcctcgACTACCCCGTGGCGATGCCCAGCAACCTGGAGCCG gaCAGTGGCTGCTCTGATCTCTGGAGGGTGCACTTTGGGGCAGTGGCTCTGCAGCGAATGTTGGGGGTGGCGGGGAAGGACTTGGCCCCCCTGCTCAGGACCCTCCTTGCCCAGCTCCACTTCGTGGCTGAGTGTCACATCCAG ggctgtgtccggcTGGAGATGGTGAACGTGTCGCAGCTGCTGGAGACCCTGGTGCAGCACCTGGGGGAGCTGCAAGGGAGACCCCCCCACTTCCCTGGCTGCGCCCACCTGCGCTGCCAGCCAGGTAGCCCCCTGGGACCCCCGAGagacccccaggacccctccagggcagctgctgaCCCCCATCTCCCCCCAGGCCCAGCGCTGACTAGCCTGGCCGTGCGGCACGAGGGGACCCTGGGGGCCAGGCAgggaccccccagccctgctggacacgggctggtgctgctggggggagTCGGGGGGGCCCTGGGCCTGGCGGCGGCAGCCTGGATGCTGTGGAGGAGaccctgtgcccag GCTGGCCTGAACCACTGGTCAGAGACTGGGATGCCCCAGTTCCCTGCTGGAAGCCCTTGGGGGCCACACCGGGATCTCCTGGAGCCACAGAGAGACGGGGGGGCCCGGCCTGGCCTCCGCAGTGCCCATAAAGCTGATGTGGACACCTTGACTCTGACCCTGACCCTGCTCTGGGAGGAACTGGGTGGACTGGGATGA
- the ALDH16A1 gene encoding aldehyde dehydrogenase family 16 member A1 isoform X8 yields the protein MAALVALGAAPVAKIFSTMEEGPIPAGINPGEAWLESHGRSLGHFVAGTWLKPPGRMSLECREAATGRTVAVVPAGDSSDLAAAVAAAAAAAEAWAGLGGLERGQRLTRLATTLDGDRRGTMGALLALARGRPLSRTLGADLDLGLRLLQVPAGGAQLGPPGLEGWTPLGVVAVVLAGPCSLSALLWKLGPLLAMGNTALVLCSPATAPPLLLLGELSGEGAALPPGVLNVLAGPPGLCQALRAHPEVTSVTFLGASQEELQALVWGSPCRGPRLGGPRGGRVVVIVLDSADLDSAAAAIVATAATPPALFPWGGCVVLAQDAVAAALERRLRARLGALRVGDPLDPKTEVGPLPPGTPLPEGVVQEAHEEGAQVFQVPLPPLPEGGHCFYPPTLISGAALTSCCLREPAPGPLLVLLPVRSPNEAVAVASALPQTVAAAVWAQDVTVALDTADRLPQGLVWLNALDLLDPSGGCAGGAMDTDLDEALREFGCPPWEQPPEVDEPLSPLVTADDPSDPDLAQAVAAARGAAPGWGRLPGASRARVLRGAAAALGGTHGTPKDGDSGDTDGSLRRALLRWAARAERVGGAVQEVPGGRALVTRRPLGVVGVAWGWPRPLPLELLPPALALGNCLVVAAPPGGAGPVQRLRKALVAAGLPGGALVVLPGNSRGSGSRLARQHPDGLWLCGTDAVPLLLLLAAPAPGSCCSFAFNPVSSTFRAHLNNLTPWLLLDYPVAMPSNLEPDSGCSDLWRVHFGAVALQRMLGVAGKDLAPLLRTLLAQLHFVAECHIQDPQGCVRLEMVNVSQLLETLVQHLGELQGRPPHFPGCAHLRCQPGSPLGPPRDPQDPSRAAADPHLPPGPALTSLAVRHEGTLGARQGPPSPAGHGLVLLGGVGGALGLAAAAWMLWRRPCAQDGT from the exons ATGGCGGCTCTGGTGGCCCTCGGGGCTGCCCCGGTCGCCAAAATCTTCTCCACGATGGAGGAGGGACCGATCCCCGCGGGGATCAACCCGGGAGAA GCGTGGCTGGAGTCCCATGGCCGCAGCCTCGGACACTTCGTGGCCGGAACGTGGCTGAAGCCACCGGGAAGGATGAGCCTGGAGTGCCGGGAGGCTGCCACGG GCCGGACGGTGGCTGTGGTGCCGGCGGGGGACAGCTCGGACCTGGCCGCGGCtgtggcggcggcggcggcagcggccgaggcctgggcagggctgggggggctcgAGCGGGGGCAGCGCCTGACCCG GCTGGCCACCACACTGGATGGTGACCGCAGGGGGACAATGGGGGCCCTGCTGGCCCTGGCCAGAGGGCGGCCACTCAGCCGGACCCTCGGGGCCGACCTGGACCTGGGGCTGCGGCTGCTTCAGGTGCCCGCAGGGGGGGCCCAGCTCGGCCCCCCTGGCCTGGAGGGCTGGACCCCACTGG GGGTGGTGGCTGTGGTCCTGGCAGGTCCCTGCTCGCTGTCAGCGCTGCTCTGGAAACTGGGGCCACTCCTCGCCATGG GGAACACGGCCCTGGTACTGTGCTCTCCGGCCACTGCccctccactgctgctgctgggggaactgagcggggagggggcagcgctgcccccCGGGGTCCTCAACGTCCTGGCCGGACCCCCGGGGCTTTGCCAGGCCTTGCGTGCCCACCCTGAGGTCACTTCTGTCACCTTCCTGGGAGCATCACAG gaggagctgcaggcactggTCTGGGGGTCCCCATGCCGAGGGCCGCGCCTGGGTGGTCCCCGTGGTGGCCGTGTCGTGGTCATCGTGCTGGACTCGGCCGACCTGGAcagcgctgctgctgccatcgTCGCCACAGCCGCCACTCCCCCTGCACtg TTCCCGTGGGGGGGCTGCGTGGTGCTGGCCCAGGACgcggtggcggcggcgctggagcggcggctccgggcccgGCTCGGGGCCCTGCGAGTTGGAGACCCCCTGGACCCCAAAACCGAGGTGGGGCCGCtgccccccgggacccccctgcCCGAGGGGGTGGTGCAGGAGGCGCATGAAGAGGGGGCGCAG gTTTTCCAggtgccgctgccgccgctgccggaGGGGGGGCATTGTTTCTATCCCCCCACGCTGATCTCGGGGGCAGCCCTGACCTCATGCTGCCTGCGGGAGCCG gcccCAGGGccgctgctggtgctgctgcccgTGCGCAGTCCCAACGAGGCCGTGGCCGTGGCCTCGGCGCTGCCCCAAACTGTGGCTGCCGCCGTCTGGGCCCAGGACGTCACtgtggccttggacactgcagACAG gctgccccagggGCTGGTGTGGCTCAACGCCCTGGACCTGTTGGACCCCAGCGGGGGCTGCGCTGGGGGGGCCATGGACACTGACCTGGATGAG GCGCTGCGAGAGTTCGGGTGCCCCCCCTGGGAACAGCCCCCCGAGGTGGATGAGCCGCTCAG cccgCTGGTGACCGCGGATGACCCCAGCGATCCCGACCTGGCTCAGGCCGTGGCCGcggcccgcggggccgccccggg GTGGGGGCGGCTGCCGGGGGCGTCTCGGGCCCGGGTGCtgcggggggcggcggccgcgctgggggggacacacgggaCCCCCAAGGACGGCGACAGCGGCGACACCGACGGGAGCCTGCGGAGGGCGCTGCTGCGCTGGGCGGCGCGCGCGGAGCGCGTGGGCGGGGCCGTGCAG GAGGTGCCCGGGGGGCGCGCGCTGGTGACGCGCAGGCCGCTGGGCGTGGTGGGCGTGGCCTGGGgctggccccgccccctgccGCTGGAGCTCCTCCCCCCGGCGCTCGCGCTCGGAAACTGCCTCGTGGTGgcggcgccccctggcggcgcCGGTCCCGTTCAGCGGCTACGGAAG GCTCTGGTGGCCGCGGGGCTCCCGGGGGGGGCCCTGGTGGTGCTTCCCGGGAATTCCCGGGGGTCCGGCTCGCGCCTGGCACGACAGCACCCGGACGGGCTGTGGCTCTGTGGGACGGACGCG GTgccgctcctgctcctcctggccgcgcccgcccccggcagctgctgctccttcgCCTTCAACCCCGTCAGCAGCACCTTCCGCGCCCACCTCAATAACCTG actccctggctgctcctcgACTACCCCGTGGCGATGCCCAGCAACCTGGAGCCG gaCAGTGGCTGCTCTGATCTCTGGAGGGTGCACTTTGGGGCAGTGGCTCTGCAGCGAATGTTGGGGGTGGCGGGGAAGGACTTGGCCCCCCTGCTCAGGACCCTCCTTGCCCAGCTCCACTTCGTGGCTGAGTGTCACATCCAG gacccccagggctgtgtccggcTGGAGATGGTGAACGTGTCGCAGCTGCTGGAGACCCTGGTGCAGCACCTGGGGGAGCTGCAAGGGAGACCCCCCCACTTCCCTGGCTGCGCCCACCTGCGCTGCCAGCCAGGTAGCCCCCTGGGACCCCCGAGagacccccaggacccctccagggcagctgctgaCCCCCATCTCCCCCCAGGCCCAGCGCTGACTAGCCTGGCCGTGCGGCACGAGGGGACCCTGGGGGCCAGGCAgggaccccccagccctgctggacacgggctggtgctgctggggggagTCGGGGGGGCCCTGGGCCTGGCGGCGGCAGCCTGGATGCTGTGGAGGAGaccctgtgcccag GACGGGACCTGA
- the ALDH16A1 gene encoding aldehyde dehydrogenase family 16 member A1 isoform X14 codes for MAALVALGAAPVAKIFSTMEEGPIPAGINPGEAWLESHGRSLGHFVAGTWLKPPGRMSLECREAATGRTVAVVPAGDSSDLAAAVAAAAAAAEAWAGLGGLERGQRLTRLATTLDGDRRGTMGALLALARGRPLSRTLGADLDLGLRLLQVPAGGAQLGPPGLEGWTPLGVVAVVLAGPCSLSALLWKLGPLLAMGNTALVLCSPATAPPLLLLGELSGEGAALPPGVLNVLAGPPGLCQALRAHPEVTSVTFLGASQEELQALVWGSPCRGPRLGGPRGGRVVVIVLDSADLDSAAAAIVATAATPPALFPWGGCVVLAQDAVAAALERRLRARLGALRVGDPLDPKTEVGPLPPGTPLPEGVVQEAHEEGAQVFQVPLPPLPEGGHCFYPPTLISGAALTSCCLREPAPGPLLVLLPVRSPNEAVAVASALPQTVAAAVWAQDVTVALDTADRLPQGLVWLNALDLLDPSGGCAGGAMDTDLDEALREFGCPPWEQPPEVDEPLSPLVTADDPSDPDLAQAVAAARGAAPGWGRLPGASRARVLRGAAAALGGTHGTPKDGDSGDTDGSLRRALLRWAARAERVGGAVQEVPGGRALVTRRPLGVVGVAWGWPRPLPLELLPPALALGNCLVVAAPPGGAGPVQRLRKALVAAGLPGGALVVLPGNSRGSGSRLARQHPDGLWLCGTDAVPLLLLLAAPAPGSCCSFAFNPVSSTFRAHLNNLTPWLLLDYPVAMPSNLEPDSGCSDLWRVHFGAVALQRMLGVAGKDLAPLLRTLLAQLHFVAECHIQAQR; via the exons ATGGCGGCTCTGGTGGCCCTCGGGGCTGCCCCGGTCGCCAAAATCTTCTCCACGATGGAGGAGGGACCGATCCCCGCGGGGATCAACCCGGGAGAA GCGTGGCTGGAGTCCCATGGCCGCAGCCTCGGACACTTCGTGGCCGGAACGTGGCTGAAGCCACCGGGAAGGATGAGCCTGGAGTGCCGGGAGGCTGCCACGG GCCGGACGGTGGCTGTGGTGCCGGCGGGGGACAGCTCGGACCTGGCCGCGGCtgtggcggcggcggcggcagcggccgaggcctgggcagggctgggggggctcgAGCGGGGGCAGCGCCTGACCCG GCTGGCCACCACACTGGATGGTGACCGCAGGGGGACAATGGGGGCCCTGCTGGCCCTGGCCAGAGGGCGGCCACTCAGCCGGACCCTCGGGGCCGACCTGGACCTGGGGCTGCGGCTGCTTCAGGTGCCCGCAGGGGGGGCCCAGCTCGGCCCCCCTGGCCTGGAGGGCTGGACCCCACTGG GGGTGGTGGCTGTGGTCCTGGCAGGTCCCTGCTCGCTGTCAGCGCTGCTCTGGAAACTGGGGCCACTCCTCGCCATGG GGAACACGGCCCTGGTACTGTGCTCTCCGGCCACTGCccctccactgctgctgctgggggaactgagcggggagggggcagcgctgcccccCGGGGTCCTCAACGTCCTGGCCGGACCCCCGGGGCTTTGCCAGGCCTTGCGTGCCCACCCTGAGGTCACTTCTGTCACCTTCCTGGGAGCATCACAG gaggagctgcaggcactggTCTGGGGGTCCCCATGCCGAGGGCCGCGCCTGGGTGGTCCCCGTGGTGGCCGTGTCGTGGTCATCGTGCTGGACTCGGCCGACCTGGAcagcgctgctgctgccatcgTCGCCACAGCCGCCACTCCCCCTGCACtg TTCCCGTGGGGGGGCTGCGTGGTGCTGGCCCAGGACgcggtggcggcggcgctggagcggcggctccgggcccgGCTCGGGGCCCTGCGAGTTGGAGACCCCCTGGACCCCAAAACCGAGGTGGGGCCGCtgccccccgggacccccctgcCCGAGGGGGTGGTGCAGGAGGCGCATGAAGAGGGGGCGCAG gTTTTCCAggtgccgctgccgccgctgccggaGGGGGGGCATTGTTTCTATCCCCCCACGCTGATCTCGGGGGCAGCCCTGACCTCATGCTGCCTGCGGGAGCCG gcccCAGGGccgctgctggtgctgctgcccgTGCGCAGTCCCAACGAGGCCGTGGCCGTGGCCTCGGCGCTGCCCCAAACTGTGGCTGCCGCCGTCTGGGCCCAGGACGTCACtgtggccttggacactgcagACAG gctgccccagggGCTGGTGTGGCTCAACGCCCTGGACCTGTTGGACCCCAGCGGGGGCTGCGCTGGGGGGGCCATGGACACTGACCTGGATGAG GCGCTGCGAGAGTTCGGGTGCCCCCCCTGGGAACAGCCCCCCGAGGTGGATGAGCCGCTCAG cccgCTGGTGACCGCGGATGACCCCAGCGATCCCGACCTGGCTCAGGCCGTGGCCGcggcccgcggggccgccccggg GTGGGGGCGGCTGCCGGGGGCGTCTCGGGCCCGGGTGCtgcggggggcggcggccgcgctgggggggacacacgggaCCCCCAAGGACGGCGACAGCGGCGACACCGACGGGAGCCTGCGGAGGGCGCTGCTGCGCTGGGCGGCGCGCGCGGAGCGCGTGGGCGGGGCCGTGCAG GAGGTGCCCGGGGGGCGCGCGCTGGTGACGCGCAGGCCGCTGGGCGTGGTGGGCGTGGCCTGGGgctggccccgccccctgccGCTGGAGCTCCTCCCCCCGGCGCTCGCGCTCGGAAACTGCCTCGTGGTGgcggcgccccctggcggcgcCGGTCCCGTTCAGCGGCTACGGAAG GCTCTGGTGGCCGCGGGGCTCCCGGGGGGGGCCCTGGTGGTGCTTCCCGGGAATTCCCGGGGGTCCGGCTCGCGCCTGGCACGACAGCACCCGGACGGGCTGTGGCTCTGTGGGACGGACGCG GTgccgctcctgctcctcctggccgcgcccgcccccggcagctgctgctccttcgCCTTCAACCCCGTCAGCAGCACCTTCCGCGCCCACCTCAATAACCTG actccctggctgctcctcgACTACCCCGTGGCGATGCCCAGCAACCTGGAGCCG gaCAGTGGCTGCTCTGATCTCTGGAGGGTGCACTTTGGGGCAGTGGCTCTGCAGCGAATGTTGGGGGTGGCGGGGAAGGACTTGGCCCCCCTGCTCAGGACCCTCCTTGCCCAGCTCCACTTCGTGGCTGAGTGTCACATCCAG GCCCAGCGCTGA
- the ALDH16A1 gene encoding aldehyde dehydrogenase family 16 member A1 isoform X4, with protein MAALVALGAAPVAKIFSTMEEGPIPAGINPGEAWLESHGRSLGHFVAGTWLKPPGRMSLECREAATGRTVAVVPAGDSSDLAAAVAAAAAAAEAWAGLGGLERGQRLTRLATTLDGDRRGTMGALLALARGRPLSRTLGADLDLGLRLLQVPAGGAQLGPPGLEGWTPLGVVAVVLAGPCSLSALLWKLGPLLAMGNTALVLCSPATAPPLLLLGELSGEGAALPPGVLNVLAGPPGLCQALRAHPEVTSVTFLGASQEELQALVWGSPCRGPRLGGPRGGRVVVIVLDSADLDSAAAAIVATAATPPALFPWGGCVVLAQDAVAAALERRLRARLGALRVGDPLDPKTEVGPLPPGTPLPEGVVQEAHEEGAQVFQVPLPPLPEGGHCFYPPTLISGAALTSCCLREPAPGPLLVLLPVRSPNEAVAVASALPQTVAAAVWAQDVTVALDTADRLPQGLVWLNALDLLDPSGGCAGGAMDTDLDEALREFGCPPWEQPPEVDEPLSPLVTADDPSDPDLAQAVAAARGAAPGWGRLPGASRARVLRGAAAALGGTHGTPKDGDSGDTDGSLRRALLRWAARAERVGGAVQEVPGGRALVTRRPLGVVGVAWGWPRPLPLELLPPALALGNCLVVAAPPGGAGPVQRLRKALVAAGLPGGALVVLPGNSRGSGSRLARQHPDGLWLCGTDAVPLLLLLAAPAPGSCCSFAFNPVSSTFRAHLNNLTPWLLLDYPVAMPSNLEPDSGCSDLWRVHFGAVALQRMLGVAGKDLAPLLRTLLAQLHFVAECHIQDPQGCVRLEMVNVSQLLETLVQHLGELQGRPPHFPGCAHLRCQPGSPLGPPRDPQDPSRAAADPHLPPGPALTSLAVRHEGTLGARQGPPSPAGHGLVLLGGVGGALGLAAAAWMLWRRPCAQPPPALTGTPDVRAGRDLSG; from the exons ATGGCGGCTCTGGTGGCCCTCGGGGCTGCCCCGGTCGCCAAAATCTTCTCCACGATGGAGGAGGGACCGATCCCCGCGGGGATCAACCCGGGAGAA GCGTGGCTGGAGTCCCATGGCCGCAGCCTCGGACACTTCGTGGCCGGAACGTGGCTGAAGCCACCGGGAAGGATGAGCCTGGAGTGCCGGGAGGCTGCCACGG GCCGGACGGTGGCTGTGGTGCCGGCGGGGGACAGCTCGGACCTGGCCGCGGCtgtggcggcggcggcggcagcggccgaggcctgggcagggctgggggggctcgAGCGGGGGCAGCGCCTGACCCG GCTGGCCACCACACTGGATGGTGACCGCAGGGGGACAATGGGGGCCCTGCTGGCCCTGGCCAGAGGGCGGCCACTCAGCCGGACCCTCGGGGCCGACCTGGACCTGGGGCTGCGGCTGCTTCAGGTGCCCGCAGGGGGGGCCCAGCTCGGCCCCCCTGGCCTGGAGGGCTGGACCCCACTGG GGGTGGTGGCTGTGGTCCTGGCAGGTCCCTGCTCGCTGTCAGCGCTGCTCTGGAAACTGGGGCCACTCCTCGCCATGG GGAACACGGCCCTGGTACTGTGCTCTCCGGCCACTGCccctccactgctgctgctgggggaactgagcggggagggggcagcgctgcccccCGGGGTCCTCAACGTCCTGGCCGGACCCCCGGGGCTTTGCCAGGCCTTGCGTGCCCACCCTGAGGTCACTTCTGTCACCTTCCTGGGAGCATCACAG gaggagctgcaggcactggTCTGGGGGTCCCCATGCCGAGGGCCGCGCCTGGGTGGTCCCCGTGGTGGCCGTGTCGTGGTCATCGTGCTGGACTCGGCCGACCTGGAcagcgctgctgctgccatcgTCGCCACAGCCGCCACTCCCCCTGCACtg TTCCCGTGGGGGGGCTGCGTGGTGCTGGCCCAGGACgcggtggcggcggcgctggagcggcggctccgggcccgGCTCGGGGCCCTGCGAGTTGGAGACCCCCTGGACCCCAAAACCGAGGTGGGGCCGCtgccccccgggacccccctgcCCGAGGGGGTGGTGCAGGAGGCGCATGAAGAGGGGGCGCAG gTTTTCCAggtgccgctgccgccgctgccggaGGGGGGGCATTGTTTCTATCCCCCCACGCTGATCTCGGGGGCAGCCCTGACCTCATGCTGCCTGCGGGAGCCG gcccCAGGGccgctgctggtgctgctgcccgTGCGCAGTCCCAACGAGGCCGTGGCCGTGGCCTCGGCGCTGCCCCAAACTGTGGCTGCCGCCGTCTGGGCCCAGGACGTCACtgtggccttggacactgcagACAG gctgccccagggGCTGGTGTGGCTCAACGCCCTGGACCTGTTGGACCCCAGCGGGGGCTGCGCTGGGGGGGCCATGGACACTGACCTGGATGAG GCGCTGCGAGAGTTCGGGTGCCCCCCCTGGGAACAGCCCCCCGAGGTGGATGAGCCGCTCAG cccgCTGGTGACCGCGGATGACCCCAGCGATCCCGACCTGGCTCAGGCCGTGGCCGcggcccgcggggccgccccggg GTGGGGGCGGCTGCCGGGGGCGTCTCGGGCCCGGGTGCtgcggggggcggcggccgcgctgggggggacacacgggaCCCCCAAGGACGGCGACAGCGGCGACACCGACGGGAGCCTGCGGAGGGCGCTGCTGCGCTGGGCGGCGCGCGCGGAGCGCGTGGGCGGGGCCGTGCAG GAGGTGCCCGGGGGGCGCGCGCTGGTGACGCGCAGGCCGCTGGGCGTGGTGGGCGTGGCCTGGGgctggccccgccccctgccGCTGGAGCTCCTCCCCCCGGCGCTCGCGCTCGGAAACTGCCTCGTGGTGgcggcgccccctggcggcgcCGGTCCCGTTCAGCGGCTACGGAAG GCTCTGGTGGCCGCGGGGCTCCCGGGGGGGGCCCTGGTGGTGCTTCCCGGGAATTCCCGGGGGTCCGGCTCGCGCCTGGCACGACAGCACCCGGACGGGCTGTGGCTCTGTGGGACGGACGCG GTgccgctcctgctcctcctggccgcgcccgcccccggcagctgctgctccttcgCCTTCAACCCCGTCAGCAGCACCTTCCGCGCCCACCTCAATAACCTG actccctggctgctcctcgACTACCCCGTGGCGATGCCCAGCAACCTGGAGCCG gaCAGTGGCTGCTCTGATCTCTGGAGGGTGCACTTTGGGGCAGTGGCTCTGCAGCGAATGTTGGGGGTGGCGGGGAAGGACTTGGCCCCCCTGCTCAGGACCCTCCTTGCCCAGCTCCACTTCGTGGCTGAGTGTCACATCCAG gacccccagggctgtgtccggcTGGAGATGGTGAACGTGTCGCAGCTGCTGGAGACCCTGGTGCAGCACCTGGGGGAGCTGCAAGGGAGACCCCCCCACTTCCCTGGCTGCGCCCACCTGCGCTGCCAGCCAGGTAGCCCCCTGGGACCCCCGAGagacccccaggacccctccagggcagctgctgaCCCCCATCTCCCCCCAGGCCCAGCGCTGACTAGCCTGGCCGTGCGGCACGAGGGGACCCTGGGGGCCAGGCAgggaccccccagccctgctggacacgggctggtgctgctggggggagTCGGGGGGGCCCTGGGCCTGGCGGCGGCAGCCTGGATGCTGTGGAGGAGaccctgtgcccag ccccccccagccctcacAGGCACCCCCGACGTCAGAGCAGGACGGGACCTGAGTGGCTGA